ATCGAGGCGACGATCAGCAATGCCCGGGCGACCATCGACCTGGGCGCGACCGATTTGGCGGACCTGTTGTGGTCATTCGCCCCGCCGCCGCGTCCGCGCCCGGCGGATCTGTCGGCAATTCCGGCCGTCACGCCGGAATCGACGGCGATGGCGCGCGAATTGAAGCGTCGCGGGTTCCGATTCGTGGGGCCCACTACCGCGTATGCGTTGATGCAGGCCACGGGCATGGTCGACGACCACGTCCGGGCATGTTGGGTGCCACCGGTAACCGCCTAGATCCTTTAAAATGCACTACGGAATCGGGTCTTGTGCACGCGCCGTCTCCGATAGGGGAGAATGGCAGAGTGAATTTGCAGTTCGAAGCCGGACGCTGCGACTGCCGTGCACACCCGGCGCAGATCATGGGCACGGCTTGCGGGCTGGTACCTGGAGGGAGCACTCGATGGCGGCGATGAAGCCCCGGACCGGCGACGGTCCGTTGGAAGCGACCAAAGAGGGGCGAGGCATCGTAATGCGAGTACCGCTTGAGGGCGGTGGACGACTGGTCGTCGAGTTGACTCCCGATGAGGCCGCGGCGCTCGGCGACGAACTCAAAGCCGTCACCGGCGGCTAGGGGCTAGCGGCCCGCCTGCCGGTAGACCGCCAAGGTCTGCTCGGCCACCCGCGCCCAGGAGAACACCTCCTCGCAGCGACGCCTGCCGGCGTCGCCGTAGCGTTGCGCACGGGTCGGGTCGGTGATCAACGCGTTGACGGCGTCGGCGAGGTCGGCGTGATAGCCGTCCGGGTCGGCGTCGTCGTAGTGGACCAGGGTGCCGGTCTCGCCGTCGGTGACCACCTCAGGGATGCCGCCGACGTCGGAGGCGACCACCGCGGTGCCGCAGGCCATCGCCTCCAGATTGACGATACCCAACGGCTCGTAGACCGAGGGGCATACAAAAACCGTTGCTGCCGAGAGTAATTCGCGGATCTGCCGGGCGGGCAGGGTCTCGTGTATCCAGAACACCCCGCTGCGGGTGGCGGCCAGATCGGCCACGGCGGCGCTGACTTCGTCGGCGATCTCCGGTGTGTCCGGGGCGCCGGCGCACAACACCAATTGCGCGTCCGGGTGGAACCGGTGGGCGGCGGCCACCAGATGCGCCACCCCTTTCTGGCGGGTGATCCGCCCGACGAACGCCACCATCGGCCGGTCGGGGTCGACACCGAGTTCGGCTGGCATCGAATCGGCACCGGTGGGCTGTGGACGCCAGACGTCGGTGTCGATGCCGCTGTAGATCACGTGCACGCGGTCCGGGCGCAGGTCCGGGTAGACCCGCAGCAGATCCTCACGCATGGCCGAGCTGACCGCGATGACCGCGTCGGCGGCGATCGTCGCCTCCTTCTCGGCCCATGACGAGACCCGGTAGCCGCCGCCCAGCTGCTCGGCCTTCCAGGGGCGTAGCGGCTCCAGCGAATGCGCGGTCAGCACATGCGGGATGTCGTAGAGCAGCGCCGCCAGCCGGCCGGCCAGCGCGGTGTACCAGGTGTGGGAGTGGGCGACATCGGCCGTGCTGACGGCGTCGACCATCGTCAGGTCGGCCGACAGTGTCCCCAGCGCCGGATTGGCGTCGCGCAGCGCCGGATCGGGCTGATGCGCGTGCGCGCCCGGCCGGGGCGCCCCCATGCAGTGCACGTCGACGTGGCACAGCCGTCGCAGCGCCTCCACCAGGTTGGTGACGTGGACGCCCGCGCCGCCATAGATCTCCGGAGGGTATTCCCGAGTCAGCATCGCCACCCGCATAACCGGCACGGTAGCGGTCGCCGATTATCGGCCGTGCAGCGGATCGATCGGTGATTTTTTTGTAAAGAACGTTCGCCAATCGTGCGGTCAACCTGGCAGGGCTTCGAAGGGGCCGATAGGTTTGTGGCCATGAGGGAAGCGCCGCATGTGCTGGGCATCGTCCTGGCCGGTGGGGAGGGCAAGCGGCTGCACCCGCTGACCGCGGACCGCGCCAAACCGGCGGTCCCCTTCGGGGGTGCCTACCGGTTGATCGACTTCGTGCTGTCGAATCTGGTCAATGCGCGCTACCTGCGGATATGTGTTCTGACGCAGTACAAGTCGCATTCACTGGACCGGCACATCTCCCAGAATTGGCGGTTGAGCGGCTTGGCGGGGGAGTACATCACCCCGGTGCCAGCCCAGCAGCGCCTCGGCCCGCGCTGGTACACCGGGTCCGCCGACGCCATCTACCAGTCGCTGAACCTGATCTTCGACGAGGACCCGGACTACATCGTGGTCTTCGGGGCCGACCACGTGTATCGGATGGACCCCGAGCAGATGGTCCGCTTCCACATCGCCAGCGGGGCCGGGGCGACGGTCGCCGGGGTGCGGGTGCCGCGCGCGGAGGCGTCCTCGTTCGGTTGCATCGACGCCGACGAGTCCGGCCGGATCCGCGGCTTCCTGGAGAAGCCGGCGAACCCGCCTGGCACACCCGACGATCCGGCCAGCACGTATGTGTCGATGGGCAACTACGTCTTCACCACCAAGGTGCTGATCGATGCGATCCGCGCCGACGCCGACGATGACCACTCCGACCACGACATGGGCGGCGACATCATGCCGCGCCTGGTGGCCGACGGCATGGCCGCGGTCTACGACTTCTCCGACAACGAGGTGCCCGGGGCCACCGAGCGCGACCGCGGCTACTGGCGTGACGTCGGAACCTTGGACGCGTTCTACGACGCGCATATGGACTTGGTCTCAGCGCACCCGGTGTTCAACCTGTACAACAACCGCTGGCCGATTCACGGCGCGACCGAGAATCTGGCGCCGGCGAAGTTCGTCAACGGGGGCTCGGCGCAGGAATCGGTGGTGGGCGCCGGCAGCGTCATCTCAGCGGGCTCGGTGCGCAACTCGGTGCTGTCGTCGAATGTGGTGATCGACGACGGCGCGATCGTGGAGGACAGCGTGATCATGCCCGGGGCTCGGGTGGGGCGCGGCGCGGTGGTGCGGCACGCGATCCTGGACAAGAACGTCGTGGTCGGCCCCGGCGAGATGATCGGTGTCGACCTGGAGAAGGACCGGGAACGGTTCTCCATCAGCGCCGGCGGTGTGGTGGCCGTCGGAAAGGGCGTTTGGATCTAGCTAGCGGCGATCGCAAGCCCGGCGGAGCCGGGCGCTGCGGGTCGCCGCCATCGGGCCGGGCTAGAACGGTTCTTCGGCGCCGCCGGGGTTGCAGCCGTTGGCGAGCAGGTTCAGCGAGCTCACGTCCGGACGCCACGGCTCCAAATTCCAACTGGTTTTGCCGGGTTGGATGAACTCCGCGAACTGCCAGTGGCACAGGAACTGTGCGCGCATGCCGGCGTTGTTGGCCTCCGGGTTGCGCTTGACGACCTCCGCCCAGGCCTGCTCGCCCTGGCGCAGCGTGCCGGGTTCACCGGCCTCGGTTCGGCCGGTCTCGGTCGGATAGACACGCAGGCTGGTTCCGCCGTCGTAGGTCACCCACTGGGTGTTCGCGACGTACGGCGCCGCGCTGATTCCCGCGGCCCCTAGGAAGCCGCCGGACCCGCCCAGGCCACCCGCGCCGCCTTCACCGCCGAGGCCGCCGTCACCGCCGCGGCCGAACAACAGGCCACCCGCGCCGCCATCGCCGCCGGCGCCGCCGTTCTCGGCCTCGTCGCCCTCACCGCCGACGCCACCGTCGCCGCCACGGCCCAGCCACCAGGCCCCGGCGCCGCCGACTCCGCCATCGCCGCCGACGTCGCCCTCAACACCGCTGCCCCCGGCGCCGCCGGTGCCACCGGTGCCCAGCAGCATGCCGATTCCCACGCCACCGGTGCCACCCTCGGCGCCCGCGCCGCCGGCACCGCCCGCACCTCCCAGACCCATGAACCAGCCGCCGGCCCCGCCGTCGCCGCCGGCGGCACCGGCACCGCCCAGCCCGCCTGCGCCACCGTTGCCGAAGAATCCCGCGTCGCCGCCGGCACCGCCGATGCCGTCGATACCCACGAGGCCGGCGCCGCCGTCGCCGAACAGGAATCCGCCATCACCGGCGTCGCCGAACCAGCCCCACTGACCGAACAGGCTGGTGTTGACGCCGTCGAACCCGTCGATGCCGTCGCCGATCAGATCGCGACCGAACAGCGTGGCAAACGGTGCGTTGATCAGGCCGAGGCTGAGCTCGCCGAATGGGCTGGAAATCCACTGCTGCAAACCGGCGTGCAGGGGTGCGTAGATGTATTGGTTCACCAACTCGGCGGTGTCGAGTGACTGGTTCGGGCCCGGCAAGGCCAGTAACGCGTCGATGACGTCGGAGAACAGCTTGTTGGTGGCCGGATCGAGGTTGTCGGTGAAGGACTGGACCAGCGCCATCAGGCTGCCGAGGTCGAGTCCGCCTGCGGCACTGCCCGCGACCTCCACCGGCGCTGCGGCGTCGAGCAGCCAATCCCAGTCCGCCTGCGCGGGGGCGGCGGCCAGCATCGGGGTGAGGCCGACGACCAGGGCACCTGCTGCCGCAGCGGCCGTCCGGGCGGGGCAGAGAACACGACCACCGTTGCCGCCTCGCACGCGTGAGCGCATCGCCACCGACCTCCCTGAGTCCCGCTAACAGCTAGAGCTCAGGGAACTATAAGTCAATTGTGTGCCCCGCGGTATCTGAGCGAGCCGGGAGTCGCAACTACCAGAGGTAGGGCAGCAAACGATAGCGGACCTGGTGGGTGTATTCGCGGTATCCGCTGAGCTCCCGGGCCAGCAACTGCTCCTCGTCGAGGATTCGCACCAGCAGGATGGGCACGCTGATCACCGTGCCGGCCAGTCCCCAGTACGAGCCGAGCGCCAGCGCGAGACCCGCCATGGTGACCAGCAGGGAGAAGTACATCGGGTGCCGGACCAGGCCGTACATGCCGGTCGAAATCACCGGCTGGTTGTCCTCGATGGTGATGTTGGCCGCGGCGTAGCCGTTCTGTACGACGGCCAGGATCCCGAGACACAGTCCGATGACCACCACGACCTGGCCCAGCACCGACACCGCCGTGGGCACCGCGGACCAACCGAAGCGGTGATCCAGTGCGCTGACCAGGAAGACCGAACCGAATACTGTGATCAGGGCGGTGCTGGCCAGCTTCTGCGCGGGCCGGGTTTCGGCCTTCGGTCCGCCCCGCAGCCGCCGCCGCAGCACCTCCGGGTTGGTCAGGCCCCAGTAGATGCAGCACGCGGTGCTGATGACGGCGTAGACCGCCAGGAACACCCAGGCCTGCCAGTAGTGGAAGGTGCCGGCCGGCCAGAACAACAGCAGGCCGTAGACGACCGCCGCGATCAGCCCGTAGCCCACGCCTTGACCGATTGCCTTGACGTTCACGCGCGTCTCCTTCGGCGTCTCACCACACATACGGCAGCAGCCGATAGCGCACCCGCTCGGTGTACTCGCGATATCCGGGCAGCGCGTGAATCAGCAACTGCTCCTCGTCCAAGATCCGCAGCACCAGCACGATCAGGCCGGGCACCAGAAACAGCAGTCCCCAATAGGAGCCCAGCGCGAGCGGGACGCCGATCATCAATGCGACGTTTCCCGTGTACATCGGGTGGCGCACCAGCCCGTAGAGGCCGGTCGAGACCAGCGTCTGGTCGGCCTCGACCGTGACATTGGCGGCCGCATAACCGTTCTGGATCACCACCACCATGGCGAGCACCAGCCCGACCGCCACCAGGGCATCGCCTAGCAGGCAGACCGCCGTCGGGACCGTCGACCAACCGAGGCGGTGATCGATCACGCTGACGACGAACATGGCCGGAAAGCAGATGAAGATGACGGCGATGACGATCCGCTGCAGGGGTCGTGTCTCGGCCGTCGGTCCGAAGCGCATCCGGCGCTCGAGTGCGGCCGGATTGGTGCGCATCAGGTAGACGCTGGGAATCCAGGTGGACGCGGCGAACACCGCGAGGAACACCCAGGCCTGCCAGTAGTGCAGTGTTCCGGCAGGCACGAACAGCAGCAGTCCGAAGGCGATCAGGCCCAACGTTGCGGAAAACAAACCCTTGCCAATTGTTTTCACGTCATCCTCCTCACGTCGTGAGATCTCTGCGTCGGAAAGCCTGCAAGCCCAGGCCGATCAGTGCGGCGTCGATGGTCAACAGCACGATCAGCGGCACGACGTGGAACGTGCCGTCCGCGACCACCGGAATGTGGGCGAACGGTTCGAGGTCGAGCACCCACTGCGGCAGGCCGGAGATGGAGCCGAGCAGATACAGCGCGACGAACCCGGTCAGCACCGCCCACGCGGCGGGCGCGATTCTCGGGACGAGCCCGAACAAGGCGACCGCCACGGCCGCGGGCAACCAGACCGCCGGCAGTTGCACTGCGGCGCTGCCCACCACCGCGGGCAGTTGCCCGCCGATGTCGCCGGCGGATGCTCCGTAGACGATTCCGGCTACCAGTCCGGCGGCCAGCATCGCGAACGTCGAGCCGGCCAGTGCTGCCACCAGATGGCTGGCCAGCCAACGGTTTCGCGACAGCGCTCCGGCCAGCAGCGTCTCGGCGCGCGTCGCGGTCTCCTCCTGGTGCAGCCGGAGTACGAGCGACACCGCGAAAGCGGCCGCGACCATGCCCAGCATGCTGAACGCCACCGCGACGAATGCGTGCTCCAGCGCGGCGGTCCCGCCGAGCCGGATGACGATGTCGCGGGCGCGGTCGCTGCCCACCTCGTCGCCGATACCGTGCACCACGCTGCCGACCAGCAGGCCGTAGAGCACCAGGCCCGTCGTCCACAGCAGCAGCGCCCCGCGGTCGAGCCGCCACGCCAGGCCGAACGCACCGCCCAGTGTCGGCGCCGCCCGGCGCGGACCCGGGCGATCGGCCAGCAGCCCGGCGCCGACATCACGACGGGCCGCGAGTTGGTAGGCCAGCCAGATGAGCGCGGCGGTCGTCGCCAGGTGCAGCAGCAGCACCCACCAGCGGTCACCGGCGTACGGCCGAACCTGCAGGGACCAGCCCAGCGGCGACAGCCACGACAGCCCACCCGATCCCGCATCACCCACGGCGCGCAACGTGAAGGCGCCGGCCAGCACGCCGAATGCGGCGCCGCGGGCGAAGCGGGCGCTGGGCGAGAGCTGGGCGGCGACCGCGGCCACGGCGGTGAACACCAGCCCGGAGCAGGCCAGTGCCGCCCCGAACGCGCACGATCCGGCTGCCGGCACCTCGGTCGTCAGTAGTCCCGCCGCCCCGATCACACCGGTGGCCACCGACGCGCCGGACGCCAACAGCAGTGCGCCGGTCAGCCCGGCGTAGCGGCCTACCGCGGTCGAGTCGATCAACTCGGTGCGGCCGGTCTCCTCGTCGGCGCGGGTGTGCCGGATGACGGTCAGGATCACCGCTACCGCGATGAGCAGGTGGAAAATCCCGGCCTTCCAGATGCCCACCGCGCCGAGGGAGTCGTTGTAGACCTGGCCGTACATCGCGCGTTGTGCCGGGCTGGCCATGATGGTGGCCGCTAGGCCGGCGCGGTCGGCGGCAGTGGGATAGATCGCCTCGATGCTCGCGATGTAGACGCTGGCCAGCGGCAGCGACAACAGCAGCACCCACAGCGGCAGCACGATGCGATCGCGGCGCAGGCACAGCCGCAACAGTCCCAGCGTGCCAACAAGATTCGAGCCGACCCGGCGGTGTTGCGGGGACGCGGGCTGCGCGACGGCGGTGCTCGCGGTGGTCATGCCCGGACCGTGTCGTAGTGACGCAGGAACAACTCTTCGAGCGTGGGCGGCTGGCTGGTGAGGCTGCGCACGCCGGCAGCGCCGAGCACCGCGATGAGCTCTGCGAGGCTGGAGCTGTCGACGTGGGCGTGCAGTACGGTGCCGGTGTAGCGCACGTCCGCGACGCCAGGGATACGGGTCAGATCACCGGGGTTGCGCATGAGATCGGCCTGAATCGACGTGCGGCGTAGGTGCCGCAGGGATTCCAGTGCGCCGCTTTCGACCACGCGCCCGGCTCGGATGATCGTCACCCGCTGGCACAGCTTCTCGGTCTCGGCCAGGATGTGGCTGGAGAGCAGAACGGTGGCGCCGCGCCGGCTCGCCTCGGCGACGCACTGCTGGAAGACGTTCTCCATCAAGGGATCCAGTCCGCTGCTTGGCTCGTCGAGCACGAGCAGTCGGGCGTGCGAGGAGAAGGCGGAGATCAGGGAGACCTTCTGGCGGTTGCCCTTGGAATAGGTGCGGGCCTTCTTGCTGGGGTCCAGGTCGAAGCGTTCGATCAACTCGTCGCGGCGGCGCTCGTCGATACCGCCGCGCATTCGCGCCAACAGATCGATGATCTCGCCGCCGGTCAACGACGGCCACAGGGTGACATCGCCGGGCACATAGGCGATCTCGCGGTGTAGCTCGACCGCGTCGGTCCAGGGGTCGCCACCGAGTATTCGCACGGTCCCGCTGTCGGCCTTCACCAGGCCCAGCAGGACGCGGATCGTGGTGGATTTGCCGGCGCCGTTGGGGCCGAGGAAGCCGTGCACCTCACCGCCGTAGACGGTCAGATCCAGTCCGTCGAGCGCCTTGACCTGGCCAAAGCTCTTCTCCAGGCCCCGGATTTCGATTGCCGGCCAATGGTTGTCAGGTCGCATCGGTTCCCCCTTGTTCGGTCGCCAGGAAGGCGTCGTACATGGTGCGGTCGGTCATCAGGCCCTCGGTGTACAGCTCGAGTGCGGGTAGGACCATGTCGCGGGCGTAGTCACGCAACACAGCGCGCAGATCGGTTGGGTTCTCGTGCATCTGCAGATACAGCAGGAATCCGCCGCCGTTGTTGATGGCCAGGAAGCGCGCCCGGGCTTTCGGGTCGCGGCTGGGTTTGAGCGTGCCGGCGCGTACGCCCTCATCGAGATAGCCCTCGGCGTTGTCGATCATCCTGCGCCACAACGTGTCTGCCAGATCGCCGCCGGCCTGCATACTGCGGACAAGGTAGGCCATCATCGACGCATAGGACTCGATCTCGGCCATCGCGGCGAACCAGGTTCCCGGGTCGGCCGAGCGCATCGCCTCGGATTTGCCGCTGCGGATCTCTTCGGCGACGAACTCGTCGCAGGCCCTGCGCAGCCCTTCCTTGGAGCCGAAGTGGTGGATGACCAGAGCGGCACTGACTCCGGCGGCCTCGGCGATCGCCCGGATGCTCACGCTGAAACCGTGCCGCCCGAACTGGTCGATGGCCGCATCGCGGATTTTCGCCGTAGCCGTCAGGTCCGCTGAACGCATGTTCAGTACACTAAACACGCGTTCAGTCGGATGTCAAGACCTCTAGGCCCGCACGTTCGCGGGGAACTACTCGCCGGGGGAACTAGTCGCGGACGGCGGCCAGCAGGCCGTCACCCAGCGGAATCAGCGCCGGGGTCAGCCGCTCGTCCACGGCGATCAGTCGGGCGGCTTCGCGCACCGCGAGCACCTCGGCGTCGTTGGCCGTCGGATCTCCAGCCCGGCCGCCCAAGGCGGCCCGGTGCACCACGACCACGCCGCCGGGCCGCAGCAGCCGCACGGCCTCCAGCACGTATTCGGGCTGGTCGATCGGGTCGGCGTCGACGAACACCAGGTCATAGGACTCGTCGGCCAGTCGGGTCAGCACCTCTTGGGCGCGGCCGCTGATGAAGCGGGTCCGGCCCGGACCGATACCGGCATCACCGAACGCCTGCTTGGCGGTGCGCTGATGTTCGGGCTCGATGTCGATCGTGGTCAGCACCCCGTCTTCGCCCATACCGGACAGCAGCCAGAGTCCGCTGACGCCGGCCCCGGTGCCCACCTCGACCACCGCCTTACCGCCGCTGAGCTTGGTCAACAGGCTCAGTAGCGCCCCGACCGCGGCGCTGATCGACCCGACGCCGATCTCACCGGCCCGGTCGCGGGCGGCCGCCAACACCGCGTCCTCGGTCATGGAGTCCTCGGCGTGCGCCAAAAGTGCGTCGGCTCGACTGCGCGGC
The window above is part of the Mycolicibacter sp. MU0102 genome. Proteins encoded here:
- a CDS encoding O-methyltransferase: MASTDDTPGEPRSRADALLAHAEDSMTEDAVLAAARDRAGEIGVGSISAAVGALLSLLTKLSGGKAVVEVGTGAGVSGLWLLSGMGEDGVLTTIDIEPEHQRTAKQAFGDAGIGPGRTRFISGRAQEVLTRLADESYDLVFVDADPIDQPEYVLEAVRLLRPGGVVVVHRAALGGRAGDPTANDAEVLAVREAARLIAVDERLTPALIPLGDGLLAAVRD
- a CDS encoding DUF3117 domain-containing protein, producing the protein MAAMKPRTGDGPLEATKEGRGIVMRVPLEGGGRLVVELTPDEAAALGDELKAVTGG
- a CDS encoding ABC transporter ATP-binding protein; translated protein: MRPDNHWPAIEIRGLEKSFGQVKALDGLDLTVYGGEVHGFLGPNGAGKSTTIRVLLGLVKADSGTVRILGGDPWTDAVELHREIAYVPGDVTLWPSLTGGEIIDLLARMRGGIDERRRDELIERFDLDPSKKARTYSKGNRQKVSLISAFSSHARLLVLDEPSSGLDPLMENVFQQCVAEASRRGATVLLSSHILAETEKLCQRVTIIRAGRVVESGALESLRHLRRTSIQADLMRNPGDLTRIPGVADVRYTGTVLHAHVDSSSLAELIAVLGAAGVRSLTSQPPTLEELFLRHYDTVRA
- a CDS encoding ABC transporter permease; the encoded protein is MTTASTAVAQPASPQHRRVGSNLVGTLGLLRLCLRRDRIVLPLWVLLLSLPLASVYIASIEAIYPTAADRAGLAATIMASPAQRAMYGQVYNDSLGAVGIWKAGIFHLLIAVAVILTVIRHTRADEETGRTELIDSTAVGRYAGLTGALLLASGASVATGVIGAAGLLTTEVPAAGSCAFGAALACSGLVFTAVAAVAAQLSPSARFARGAAFGVLAGAFTLRAVGDAGSGGLSWLSPLGWSLQVRPYAGDRWWVLLLHLATTAALIWLAYQLAARRDVGAGLLADRPGPRRAAPTLGGAFGLAWRLDRGALLLWTTGLVLYGLLVGSVVHGIGDEVGSDRARDIVIRLGGTAALEHAFVAVAFSMLGMVAAAFAVSLVLRLHQEETATRAETLLAGALSRNRWLASHLVAALAGSTFAMLAAGLVAGIVYGASAGDIGGQLPAVVGSAAVQLPAVWLPAAVAVALFGLVPRIAPAAWAVLTGFVALYLLGSISGLPQWVLDLEPFAHIPVVADGTFHVVPLIVLLTIDAALIGLGLQAFRRRDLTT
- the glgC gene encoding glucose-1-phosphate adenylyltransferase — its product is MREAPHVLGIVLAGGEGKRLHPLTADRAKPAVPFGGAYRLIDFVLSNLVNARYLRICVLTQYKSHSLDRHISQNWRLSGLAGEYITPVPAQQRLGPRWYTGSADAIYQSLNLIFDEDPDYIVVFGADHVYRMDPEQMVRFHIASGAGATVAGVRVPRAEASSFGCIDADESGRIRGFLEKPANPPGTPDDPASTYVSMGNYVFTTKVLIDAIRADADDDHSDHDMGGDIMPRLVADGMAAVYDFSDNEVPGATERDRGYWRDVGTLDAFYDAHMDLVSAHPVFNLYNNRWPIHGATENLAPAKFVNGGSAQESVVGAGSVISAGSVRNSVLSSNVVIDDGAIVEDSVIMPGARVGRGAVVRHAILDKNVVVGPGEMIGVDLEKDRERFSISAGGVVAVGKGVWI
- a CDS encoding methyltransferase family protein, whose protein sequence is MNVKAIGQGVGYGLIAAVVYGLLLFWPAGTFHYWQAWVFLAVYAVISTACCIYWGLTNPEVLRRRLRGGPKAETRPAQKLASTALITVFGSVFLVSALDHRFGWSAVPTAVSVLGQVVVVIGLCLGILAVVQNGYAAANITIEDNQPVISTGMYGLVRHPMYFSLLVTMAGLALALGSYWGLAGTVISVPILLVRILDEEQLLARELSGYREYTHQVRYRLLPYLW
- a CDS encoding TetR/AcrR family transcriptional regulator encodes the protein MRSADLTATAKIRDAAIDQFGRHGFSVSIRAIAEAAGVSAALVIHHFGSKEGLRRACDEFVAEEIRSGKSEAMRSADPGTWFAAMAEIESYASMMAYLVRSMQAGGDLADTLWRRMIDNAEGYLDEGVRAGTLKPSRDPKARARFLAINNGGGFLLYLQMHENPTDLRAVLRDYARDMVLPALELYTEGLMTDRTMYDAFLATEQGGTDAT
- the glgA gene encoding glycogen synthase — encoded protein: MRVAMLTREYPPEIYGGAGVHVTNLVEALRRLCHVDVHCMGAPRPGAHAHQPDPALRDANPALGTLSADLTMVDAVSTADVAHSHTWYTALAGRLAALLYDIPHVLTAHSLEPLRPWKAEQLGGGYRVSSWAEKEATIAADAVIAVSSAMREDLLRVYPDLRPDRVHVIYSGIDTDVWRPQPTGADSMPAELGVDPDRPMVAFVGRITRQKGVAHLVAAAHRFHPDAQLVLCAGAPDTPEIADEVSAAVADLAATRSGVFWIHETLPARQIRELLSAATVFVCPSVYEPLGIVNLEAMACGTAVVASDVGGIPEVVTDGETGTLVHYDDADPDGYHADLADAVNALITDPTRAQRYGDAGRRRCEEVFSWARVAEQTLAVYRQAGR
- a CDS encoding methyltransferase family protein; this encodes MKTIGKGLFSATLGLIAFGLLLFVPAGTLHYWQAWVFLAVFAASTWIPSVYLMRTNPAALERRMRFGPTAETRPLQRIVIAVIFICFPAMFVVSVIDHRLGWSTVPTAVCLLGDALVAVGLVLAMVVVIQNGYAAANVTVEADQTLVSTGLYGLVRHPMYTGNVALMIGVPLALGSYWGLLFLVPGLIVLVLRILDEEQLLIHALPGYREYTERVRYRLLPYVW
- a CDS encoding DUF2599 domain-containing protein, which produces MRSRVRGGNGGRVLCPARTAAAAAGALVVGLTPMLAAAPAQADWDWLLDAAAPVEVAGSAAGGLDLGSLMALVQSFTDNLDPATNKLFSDVIDALLALPGPNQSLDTAELVNQYIYAPLHAGLQQWISSPFGELSLGLINAPFATLFGRDLIGDGIDGFDGVNTSLFGQWGWFGDAGDGGFLFGDGGAGLVGIDGIGGAGGDAGFFGNGGAGGLGGAGAAGGDGGAGGWFMGLGGAGGAGGAGAEGGTGGVGIGMLLGTGGTGGAGGSGVEGDVGGDGGVGGAGAWWLGRGGDGGVGGEGDEAENGGAGGDGGAGGLLFGRGGDGGLGGEGGAGGLGGSGGFLGAAGISAAPYVANTQWVTYDGGTSLRVYPTETGRTEAGEPGTLRQGEQAWAEVVKRNPEANNAGMRAQFLCHWQFAEFIQPGKTSWNLEPWRPDVSSLNLLANGCNPGGAEEPF